A window of the Methanoregula sp. genome harbors these coding sequences:
- a CDS encoding methyl-accepting chemotaxis protein, with protein MSFIDDMKIGKKMIGGFLVVILLLAIVAVVGYTSLQTMSTNTASMYNDRTVPIDQLGKVAADFQQIRAEVYRYDFVPAARPATVATVELMKSDIKTQMDAYRATYLVEEEKINLAKFDASYPLFLAELDKNFKAADANDQKAVDASLLAGSPLINARTDTVAAYKALLEVNVKEAQKLDNASDAIAASSGMMMIIATIVAIIAGIGIALYLSKSITGPIDLVATNLKELGKGHLGNRLKMNRKDEIGDMAGTMDTFSDDLQNVVIGAMKKIADGDLSVDVQSKDAQDEIGPALRTTTESLRALVAESNMLSKAAVEGKLSIRGNADKFKGGYWEIVAGVNKTLDSVVGPVNEAMRVSNEYAQGNFTARVDEKLNVQGDFVKFKQALNNIGIEVSKSLSVINQQVGNLAASAEEANASVEEVSAGSAQVAKNASGVSVNAEKATQGIEQVQKAMEDLSHTIQDVATKSEAVAKIVQDTTNFSKEGMELAQKTEQGMQGITKSSNDVNQIIGEIKDQMDKISEIVNLITDLANQTNLLALNAAIEAARAGDAGRGFAVVATEVKSLAVESRASAERIAGMIDNLQKQTLNAVDAVTSANTGVREGSEALHETLSSFTKIVSSIDKISQNVSDVAAAAEEQAASVEEVTASVNEVGGLMQNTTREATDAAAASEESSAAIDQITKVVANVNNIVDKVTKEVSRFRV; from the coding sequence ATGAGTTTCATTGATGATATGAAAATCGGAAAGAAAATGATCGGGGGATTCCTGGTGGTAATCCTCCTTCTCGCTATTGTGGCAGTAGTCGGGTACACTAGTCTGCAAACCATGAGTACGAACACAGCGAGCATGTACAATGATCGGACGGTTCCAATTGACCAGTTGGGAAAAGTAGCTGCTGATTTCCAGCAGATACGGGCAGAAGTCTACCGGTATGACTTTGTACCTGCAGCTCGACCTGCCACTGTCGCAACGGTTGAGTTGATGAAATCAGATATCAAGACGCAGATGGATGCCTACCGGGCCACGTATCTTGTGGAAGAAGAGAAGATCAATCTGGCAAAATTTGATGCCAGCTATCCACTATTCCTTGCAGAACTGGACAAGAACTTCAAAGCTGCCGATGCCAATGACCAGAAAGCAGTCGATGCATCTCTTTTAGCCGGATCTCCTTTGATCAATGCACGGACAGACACTGTTGCCGCATATAAGGCGCTGCTTGAAGTGAATGTCAAAGAAGCTCAGAAACTCGATAATGCTAGTGATGCGATAGCCGCAAGTAGCGGCATGATGATGATTATTGCAACCATTGTTGCCATAATCGCAGGGATCGGCATTGCGCTGTACCTTTCCAAGAGCATTACCGGACCAATCGATCTGGTTGCGACCAACCTTAAGGAGCTGGGAAAAGGCCATCTTGGCAACCGGTTGAAGATGAACCGCAAGGATGAGATCGGTGACATGGCAGGAACCATGGACACATTCTCTGATGACCTCCAGAACGTGGTAATCGGGGCCATGAAGAAGATCGCTGACGGCGATCTTTCCGTAGATGTACAGTCTAAAGATGCGCAGGACGAGATCGGGCCTGCCCTCCGGACTACCACCGAATCGCTCCGCGCCCTGGTCGCTGAATCCAATATGCTCTCGAAGGCAGCGGTCGAAGGAAAACTCTCTATCCGCGGGAATGCCGACAAGTTCAAAGGCGGGTATTGGGAGATTGTTGCCGGAGTCAATAAGACCCTTGATTCCGTAGTCGGCCCGGTGAATGAAGCGATGCGGGTATCCAATGAATATGCACAGGGCAACTTTACGGCACGTGTTGACGAGAAACTCAATGTGCAGGGTGACTTCGTCAAATTCAAGCAGGCACTGAACAACATCGGCATTGAGGTCTCGAAATCACTGTCGGTCATCAATCAGCAGGTCGGTAACCTGGCCGCAAGCGCTGAAGAGGCCAACGCCAGTGTTGAGGAAGTCTCCGCGGGTTCTGCGCAGGTTGCAAAGAATGCAAGCGGTGTCAGTGTCAATGCGGAGAAGGCCACGCAGGGTATCGAACAGGTGCAGAAGGCAATGGAAGATCTCTCTCACACGATCCAGGATGTGGCAACCAAGTCTGAAGCGGTAGCAAAGATCGTGCAGGACACGACAAATTTCAGCAAGGAAGGCATGGAACTTGCCCAGAAGACCGAACAGGGCATGCAGGGCATCACCAAATCCTCCAATGACGTGAACCAGATCATCGGTGAGATCAAGGACCAGATGGATAAGATCAGCGAGATCGTTAACCTGATCACGGACCTTGCAAACCAGACGAACCTCCTCGCCCTCAACGCCGCGATCGAGGCGGCCCGTGCCGGTGATGCAGGACGCGGATTTGCAGTCGTTGCAACCGAAGTCAAATCCCTTGCGGTTGAATCCCGGGCATCAGCCGAGCGCATTGCCGGGATGATCGATAATCTCCAGAAACAGACGTTAAATGCAGTTGACGCGGTCACATCAGCTAATACCGGAGTCCGGGAAGGCAGTGAAGCCCTGCACGAGACACTTTCCAGTTTCACCAAGATCGTCTCTTCAATCGACAAGATCAGCCAGAATGTGAGCGACGTTGCAGCTGCTGCAGAAGAGCAGGCTGCATCGGTTGAGGAAGTCACTGCAAGTGTCAATGAGGTGGGCGGACTGATGCAGAACACCACGAGGGAGGCAACGGATGCAGCTGCTGCAAGCGAAGAGTCCAGTGCAGCAATTGACCAGATCACCAAGGTGGTGGCAAATGTCAACAATATCGTTGACAAGGTGACAAAAGAAGTCTCGCGGTTCAGGGTCTGA
- a CDS encoding chemotaxis protein CheW encodes MVLKRKDQHQAGMLQVVEFLLGKEHYAVDLFDVREVVEYTSITKLPNTPSYMMGIIDLRGEITTIIDLKERLNILEKSDLPVESSRIIVLDEKITKAKTGILVDDVLAVSTFERSDIDSTSASGGREDAAILGIIKKKIKEKEHERHELIIWIDIRHLLVDIGEGTTDA; translated from the coding sequence ATGGTCCTGAAGAGAAAGGATCAACACCAGGCGGGTATGCTCCAGGTGGTTGAGTTCCTGCTCGGAAAAGAGCACTACGCAGTTGATCTCTTCGATGTGCGGGAAGTGGTGGAGTACACATCCATCACCAAGCTTCCTAACACCCCTTCCTATATGATGGGCATCATCGACCTCCGGGGTGAGATCACCACCATAATTGATCTCAAGGAGCGCCTCAACATACTCGAGAAATCGGATCTTCCCGTTGAGAGCAGCAGGATCATTGTCCTGGATGAAAAGATCACAAAGGCAAAAACCGGTATCTTAGTAGACGATGTCCTCGCGGTCTCCACCTTCGAGCGGAGCGATATTGACTCCACGTCGGCCTCCGGGGGGCGCGAAGACGCAGCGATCCTTGGTATCATCAAAAAGAAGATCAAGGAAAAGGAGCACGAGCGGCACGAACTGATCATCTGGATAGATATCCGGCATCTCTTAGTAGATATCGGAGAAGGGACGACGGATGCCTGA
- a CDS encoding alpha-amylase has protein sequence MPDVCFGFEVHQPFRLNRHFSPDPKKKKKDLYDLYFDELNREVLDRVTEKCYMPATRIILEKLDEGFHCAFSFSGTLIEQLEKWQPDVLDLFDHVARHKNCELLGQTYYHSIAGCFGDKSEFINQAGMHTDLMYDLFKIRPTVFENTEFTFNNQIATHVKEMGYAGIFTEGVDRVLSWRSPHHIYTCYDMPVLLRDIQLSDDIAFRFANMGWDKYPLTADTYADWLAGTTGDVTNIFLDYETFGEHFWQETGIFNFLSHLPAELERRGVTTVLPTETLLQKAPVGTIDVCDTISWADIEKDASAWMGNERQHTAYSAIQKAAVFAKDKSIWRYLTTSDHFYYMASKYGTCGEVHNYFSHHEAEDAFRTYMAILADFEKRNIRVMKNRRSAKTLRTLTPEEAFHFASPSGYVGYAAYSLDQFYDLLRVVPADSIAYHQERGDIAHWIEHTLDDEKLAGTVKGCTDRQELLKEINERKELLWSHLT, from the coding sequence ATGCCTGACGTCTGTTTTGGCTTTGAAGTGCACCAGCCATTCCGGCTCAACCGGCACTTCTCGCCGGATCCGAAGAAGAAGAAAAAAGATCTATATGACCTCTATTTTGATGAACTGAACCGGGAGGTGCTGGACCGGGTCACAGAAAAGTGTTACATGCCAGCCACGCGGATAATCCTTGAAAAACTGGATGAAGGGTTCCACTGTGCGTTCTCATTCTCCGGAACCTTAATCGAGCAGCTGGAGAAATGGCAACCGGATGTGCTGGACCTCTTTGACCATGTTGCACGGCACAAGAACTGCGAGCTGCTCGGGCAGACCTATTATCACAGCATCGCCGGCTGTTTTGGCGACAAGTCGGAGTTCATCAACCAGGCCGGCATGCACACCGACCTGATGTATGATCTCTTCAAGATCCGGCCCACCGTCTTTGAAAATACCGAGTTCACCTTCAACAACCAGATCGCCACCCACGTAAAAGAGATGGGCTATGCCGGCATCTTCACCGAAGGTGTAGACCGGGTTCTCAGCTGGCGCAGTCCGCACCATATCTATACCTGCTATGATATGCCCGTTCTCCTTCGTGACATCCAGCTCTCCGATGATATCGCATTCCGGTTTGCCAACATGGGCTGGGACAAGTACCCACTGACCGCGGATACTTATGCTGACTGGCTGGCCGGCACAACCGGGGATGTTACCAATATCTTTCTGGATTACGAGACCTTTGGGGAGCACTTCTGGCAAGAGACCGGCATCTTTAATTTCCTCTCCCACCTGCCCGCCGAGCTGGAGAGACGGGGGGTAACGACAGTCCTGCCGACAGAGACCCTGCTGCAGAAAGCACCGGTCGGCACGATCGATGTCTGTGATACGATCTCGTGGGCTGATATCGAGAAGGATGCATCGGCCTGGATGGGCAACGAGCGGCAGCACACTGCCTACTCGGCGATTCAGAAAGCGGCGGTCTTTGCCAAGGACAAATCCATCTGGCGGTATCTCACCACCAGTGACCACTTCTATTACATGGCCTCCAAGTACGGCACCTGCGGCGAGGTGCACAACTATTTTAGCCACCATGAGGCCGAGGATGCGTTTCGGACATACATGGCGATCCTTGCGGACTTTGAGAAACGGAACATACGGGTGATGAAGAACCGGCGATCCGCAAAGACGCTGCGAACCCTGACACCGGAGGAGGCGTTCCACTTTGCCTCGCCATCCGGTTATGTCGGGTATGCAGCATATAGTCTCGACCAGTTCTACGATCTGCTCCGGGTAGTGCCGGCCGACTCAATCGCGTATCACCAGGAACGGGGAGATATTGCCCACTGGATCGAACATACACTGGACGATGAAAAACTGGCCGGAACCGTGAAAGGCTGTACAGACCGGCAGGAACTGTTGAAAGAGATAAATGAACGAAAGGAGTTGTTATGGAGTCACTTAACGTAG